The Eurosta solidaginis isolate ZX-2024a chromosome 4, ASM4086904v1, whole genome shotgun sequence genome includes a window with the following:
- the LOC137248404 gene encoding uncharacterized protein: MMESLLSLKDHINRDEIEFRVDTEIDWSFVESFVDAFKPMAKYTKQLQIEQYIIGDFYRDWLICEVKLKRMTGNAFAAKLLESMEKRKEILMDNVAFLAGIYLDPRFNRRKVQCTKEKDLYKLAEVILAVPSSQVSVERGFSALSTILTKQRSRLSSNTINDLLMIKLNNILLEKVNF, encoded by the exons ATGATGGAGTCCCTGTTGAGTTTAAAAGATCACATAAATAGGGACGAGATCGAGTTTCGTGTTGACACTGAAATTGATTGGAGCTTTGTAGAAAGCTTTGTCGATGCATTCAAACCAATGGCGAAATATACTAAGCAACTTCAAATTGAGCAATACATCATTGGTGATTTCTACAGAGATTGGCTAATATGTGAAGTCAAATTAAAAAGAATGACTGGAAATGCTTTTGCTGCCAAACTGTTAGAATCTatggaaaagagaaaagaaatattGATGGACAACGTCGCATTCCTTGCTGGTATATACCTCGATCCAAGATTTAACAGAAGAAAAGTGCAGTG CACAAAAGAAAAGGATTTGTATAAGCTGGCTGAAGTCATTTTAGCTGTTCCGTCAAGTCAAGTTTCCGTTGAGAGAGGATTCAGTGCGTTATCTACAATTCTCACTAAGCAGCGCTCCAGATTAAGCAGTAACACAATAAATGATTTACTTATGATTAAGCTCAATAATATTTTACTGGAAAAAGTaaatttctaa